In Candidatus Nitrosocosmicus arcticus, the following proteins share a genomic window:
- a CDS encoding ABC transporter substrate-binding protein: MPSIQLDRKLRIVLIFSIIVMPFSSSLNLVGAQVSGGDTINLALTLWVPNFLAYVAQEKGYFEKNNVNVNLTLIQDYADAVRDYANGEADGMFIVYSDVIVQDSEGIDTKVVYNIDTSYDADAIIGSVNNLTEVKGNKVGVEGINTFSHLFMLKSLENVGLSEANVEFVNILGQNVPEALISKEIVAGHVYEPFVIEGVKKGFKILSTGADIPGVITNVLAFHSDIVKQRPLDVQNIIKSLIEAKEDYDNNSEQDIEIMSLKSGLSRDMIVEGLNNVKFLDLDYNDRYSMNKELNETLSLYNSGNSTAKFYAERGVINQYPIIEDIVDPKFVNQLVMEKNQSQ; this comes from the coding sequence ATGCCATCTATACAATTAGATAGGAAGCTACGTATCGTTCTAATTTTTAGCATTATTGTAATGCCATTTTCCAGCTCATTAAATTTGGTGGGTGCTCAGGTATCAGGCGGAGATACAATAAATCTGGCACTAACTTTATGGGTTCCCAATTTTTTAGCATATGTTGCTCAAGAAAAAGGCTATTTTGAAAAAAATAATGTTAATGTAAACCTCACATTAATTCAAGATTATGCGGATGCGGTTAGAGATTATGCAAATGGAGAAGCTGATGGAATGTTTATCGTGTATTCTGATGTCATAGTGCAGGACTCTGAAGGAATTGATACTAAAGTTGTATACAATATTGATACATCATATGATGCGGATGCAATTATAGGTAGTGTAAACAACCTCACGGAAGTAAAGGGTAACAAAGTGGGTGTTGAAGGGATTAATACTTTTTCACATTTATTCATGTTAAAGTCTTTGGAAAATGTAGGTCTTAGCGAAGCGAATGTTGAATTTGTGAATATCCTTGGTCAAAATGTTCCAGAGGCACTTATAAGTAAAGAAATTGTCGCAGGACATGTTTATGAACCATTTGTTATAGAAGGAGTAAAGAAAGGATTCAAAATTCTTTCGACGGGTGCAGATATTCCTGGGGTTATTACAAACGTATTAGCATTTCATTCAGATATAGTGAAACAAAGACCACTGGATGTTCAAAACATCATAAAATCATTGATAGAAGCAAAAGAAGATTATGATAACAATTCTGAACAAGATATAGAAATAATGTCCTTAAAATCCGGACTAAGCAGAGACATGATAGTGGAAGGACTCAATAATGTGAAGTTCTTAGACTTGGATTATAACGATCGATATTCAATGAATAAAGAATTAAACGAAACACTATCTTTGTACAATTCTGGAAATTCTACTGCAAAATTTTATGCTGAAAGGGGAGTGATTAATCAATATCCCATTATAGAAGATATAGTTGATCCAAAATTTGTCAATCAATTAGTGATGGAAAAAAATCAATCACAGTAA
- a CDS encoding M28 family metallopeptidase — MNIDKNETSIRSILEKVSTGSLKQYLNSLSDFHTRHSKSPLLNDAGNWIMNELRSFGYKDTFYHSFKSTIDNEEFELRNIVCKKKGVDEKLIMVCAHYDCIMDLKEDSVSRAPGANDNGSGVCAIIEIARVLANENLQHSIQFVFFSGEEQGLLGSKSYAKYIKENGMDLYRLVNLDMIGYPFFAPNTVIIERDNNTNVKHNQVGENDTESIKFGEMMKDMTSSVGLQFHLDSIYDSDYEPFEANGYVVIGAYDGSADSIKNPHYHSSSDLPENIDWDYLTSVTKLVLATILKIDSFNSH, encoded by the coding sequence ATGAACATCGATAAGAATGAAACAAGCATACGATCAATTCTAGAAAAGGTATCAACAGGTAGTTTAAAGCAATATCTGAATAGCTTATCTGATTTTCATACAAGGCATTCAAAATCACCTCTTCTAAATGATGCAGGTAATTGGATAATGAATGAACTTCGAAGCTTCGGTTACAAGGATACTTTTTATCATTCCTTTAAGTCGACCATTGATAATGAAGAGTTTGAACTTAGAAACATAGTATGTAAGAAAAAGGGAGTTGATGAAAAATTGATTATGGTTTGTGCCCATTATGACTGCATTATGGACCTCAAGGAGGATTCAGTTAGTCGTGCACCAGGAGCGAATGATAACGGTAGCGGTGTATGTGCCATAATTGAAATAGCCCGAGTATTGGCTAATGAAAACCTTCAACATTCTATCCAGTTCGTTTTCTTCTCAGGAGAAGAACAAGGTTTGTTGGGTTCTAAAAGTTACGCTAAATACATCAAGGAGAATGGCATGGATTTGTATAGACTAGTTAATCTAGATATGATTGGCTATCCATTTTTTGCACCTAATACAGTAATTATTGAAAGAGATAACAATACCAATGTAAAACATAACCAGGTCGGGGAAAATGATACTGAATCAATTAAATTTGGTGAGATGATGAAAGATATGACTTCTTCCGTTGGTCTGCAATTTCATCTCGATTCCATTTATGACAGCGACTATGAACCCTTCGAAGCAAATGGATATGTGGTAATTGGTGCATATGACGGTTCTGCAGATTCAATAAAGAATCCGCACTATCATTCCTCTTCAGACCTACCTGAAAATATTGATTGGGATTATTTGACTTCAGTTACCAAGTTGGTATTAGCAACCATTCTAAAAATAGATTCTTTCAATAGTCACTAA
- a CDS encoding NADP-dependent oxidoreductase — MKSVQINKYGGSDVIEINKNTEMPNISSDRVLVSIKAAGVNPVDWKIREGFMKEMIPLQFPSTLGMDLSGIIRQVGGQDSPTDFKEGDEVYGQASIQNGGSGAFAELALANMNIIAPKPKSLSHIEAAALPLVGVSAWQGIVENMNLSEGQKILIHGGAGGIGSIAIQLAKFLRAYVATTISADDKDFVKKLGADEVIDYKKNSFEDLLHDYDAVFDTVGGETYTKSFKVVKRNGIIVSMLEQPNTDLMGKFGVKAVFLFTQVNRERLTQLGQWVDQNNIKVNVENTFSLDEASKALNYVKDVHPRGKIVLTM, encoded by the coding sequence ATGAAATCTGTACAAATTAATAAATACGGTGGGAGTGATGTCATCGAAATTAACAAGAATACTGAAATGCCAAACATATCGTCCGATAGGGTTCTAGTCAGCATAAAAGCAGCTGGTGTTAACCCGGTAGATTGGAAGATACGTGAAGGCTTTATGAAAGAAATGATACCACTCCAGTTTCCCTCTACATTGGGAATGGACCTTTCAGGTATTATTAGACAAGTTGGAGGTCAAGACTCTCCCACAGACTTTAAAGAGGGTGATGAAGTGTATGGGCAGGCAAGTATTCAAAATGGTGGGTCCGGTGCATTTGCAGAATTGGCCTTGGCTAATATGAATATTATAGCACCCAAGCCAAAAAGTCTAAGCCATATTGAGGCAGCAGCTTTGCCTCTTGTTGGAGTTAGTGCTTGGCAGGGTATTGTAGAGAATATGAACTTGTCAGAGGGTCAAAAAATCCTGATTCATGGAGGAGCAGGAGGTATTGGTTCTATAGCCATCCAGCTAGCTAAATTCTTACGAGCATATGTAGCGACAACAATCAGTGCAGATGATAAGGACTTTGTAAAAAAACTAGGTGCGGATGAAGTAATAGATTACAAGAAAAACTCATTTGAAGATTTGTTGCATGATTATGATGCAGTTTTTGATACGGTGGGTGGAGAAACATATACAAAATCTTTCAAGGTAGTAAAGAGGAATGGTATAATCGTTTCCATGCTGGAGCAACCAAATACCGATCTAATGGGAAAGTTTGGCGTAAAAGCCGTATTCCTATTCACACAGGTAAATAGGGAGCGATTGACTCAACTGGGTCAATGGGTTGACCAAAATAACATCAAAGTAAATGTTGAAAATACTTTTTCACTGGATGAAGCCTCAAAGGCACTTAATTATGTAAAAGATGTTCATCCCCGAGGAAAAATAGTATTGACCATGTAA
- a CDS encoding HAMP domain-containing sensor histidine kinase has product MKTGFKTVISKIIVKFGLLSLVHVIFIIIIFGILTYIQSQQTLLGNTINIAGKNRYLTLNLLFEISEYMGNSPPPTSIDNNSNSQIRNAEQLLETNIMTLKNGGMISGVNLKPLPNDFLDSWNKVNSHWTDFKRLLNKELYDKRVPQSTDTNIEINQPAATNLDDSLKQELVPRAYKLVNSSDVLVTQIGQKVKNNWDNLIILQIIFGALIVVLILFILFMVRRLLNPITLLTRATSEIKKGNFDVSVDYKSGDELSELTESFNSMVSTIRNDVKKQSEMTYELTQLNQQLKENDRAKNEFISMISHELRTPLVPIRGYIEMLLKPEKTGILNEKQRKAVETIYRNEKKLESLVENILDIYKIDMGILILNKKEISISSLLNNVINDLKSAIEEKCASVVTEINTVAIKSVTCDEKRIEQVLSNLIKNSLDFVPNKAGNIILRVETLREQRNERDSIEYPGKNQLVFSVEDNGTGIPVDKMNKLFHKFYQIDLAITRKYGGTGLGLAICWDIIEAHGGKIWIDKEYRDGAAFRFTIPF; this is encoded by the coding sequence TTGAAAACGGGGTTTAAAACGGTAATCTCCAAAATAATAGTAAAATTCGGATTACTTTCACTTGTACATGTAATTTTTATTATTATCATTTTTGGTATACTAACCTATATTCAGTCACAACAAACCTTATTAGGAAACACTATTAATATCGCAGGTAAAAATCGTTACCTTACGTTAAATCTGCTATTTGAAATATCAGAATACATGGGTAACTCCCCTCCTCCCACAAGTATCGATAATAACAGTAATTCTCAAATTCGAAATGCAGAACAACTACTAGAAACTAATATTATGACTCTAAAAAATGGTGGAATGATTTCAGGAGTAAACTTAAAACCACTCCCGAATGATTTTTTGGACAGTTGGAATAAAGTAAACTCACATTGGACAGATTTCAAAAGGCTGTTAAATAAGGAACTTTATGACAAAAGAGTCCCACAGAGCACCGATACTAACATCGAGATTAATCAACCAGCAGCTACTAATTTAGATGATTCCTTAAAACAAGAACTCGTTCCAAGAGCTTATAAACTTGTTAATTCATCCGATGTATTGGTTACTCAAATAGGTCAAAAAGTAAAAAACAACTGGGATAATTTAATTATCCTGCAGATTATTTTTGGTGCTTTGATTGTGGTATTGATTCTGTTTATTTTGTTTATGGTCCGACGTTTGCTTAATCCCATCACTCTGCTAACAAGAGCTACTTCTGAGATAAAAAAAGGGAATTTTGACGTATCAGTTGACTACAAGAGTGGAGATGAACTTTCAGAGCTTACTGAATCATTTAATTCCATGGTATCTACTATAAGAAACGATGTAAAAAAACAATCTGAGATGACATACGAGTTAACCCAATTAAATCAACAATTGAAAGAAAATGATAGGGCAAAGAATGAATTTATTTCTATGATAAGCCATGAGCTGAGGACACCATTAGTTCCAATTAGAGGATATATTGAAATGCTCTTAAAGCCCGAAAAAACTGGTATATTGAATGAGAAACAAAGAAAGGCCGTAGAAACAATTTATAGAAATGAAAAAAAACTTGAATCGTTAGTAGAGAATATATTAGATATCTATAAAATAGATATGGGTATCCTAATTCTCAACAAAAAGGAAATCTCAATCTCCAGTCTCTTAAATAATGTTATAAATGATTTAAAATCTGCAATAGAAGAAAAGTGTGCTTCCGTAGTAACAGAAATTAATACAGTAGCGATAAAAAGCGTCACTTGTGATGAGAAAAGAATAGAACAGGTACTATCCAATTTAATAAAGAATTCTCTTGATTTTGTTCCAAATAAGGCGGGTAATATTATCTTAAGAGTGGAAACATTACGCGAACAAAGAAATGAAAGAGACAGTATTGAATATCCTGGCAAAAACCAACTTGTATTTTCCGTAGAAGACAATGGTACTGGCATTCCGGTAGATAAAATGAATAAACTTTTTCATAAATTCTATCAAATTGACTTGGCTATTACCCGAAAATACGGTGGAACTGGACTGGGTTTAGCAATATGTTGGGACATAATCGAAGCACATGGTGGTAAGATATGGATTGATAAAGAGTATAGAGATGGTGCAGCATTCAGATTTACAATACCTTTTTAA
- a CDS encoding response regulator: protein MSADSPSLSSPSSVTPVSRVLIIDDNEDITELVKDYLETEDIECKIINKGIDGLEEIRKNDRYYNVILLDLAMPEFSGLDVFNKLKEENLLKSNNVIIFTASSTQNSEINEMMQGGAKYILKKPSSIDEILDVVTRFTINMR, encoded by the coding sequence ATGAGTGCCGATTCACCATCACTATCATCACCATCATCGGTAACACCAGTTTCCAGAGTTCTCATTATAGATGATAATGAGGACATAACCGAGTTGGTAAAAGACTACCTGGAAACAGAAGATATAGAATGTAAAATAATTAATAAAGGGATAGATGGACTCGAGGAAATACGAAAGAATGATAGATATTATAATGTGATTTTATTGGATCTTGCCATGCCAGAATTTAGCGGATTGGATGTTTTTAACAAACTAAAGGAAGAAAATTTGTTAAAGTCAAATAATGTGATAATATTTACTGCGTCGTCTACGCAGAATAGTGAAATAAATGAGATGATGCAAGGTGGCGCTAAATATATTTTGAAAAAACCCTCTTCCATAGATGAAATACTCGACGTAGTTACAAGATTTACAATCAACATGAGATAG
- a CDS encoding sensor histidine kinase, with amino-acid sequence MDVTLDYSDPSRVVKLPVYCNGYKAILDRGGIIRCITEVTPENIQYCKELLNWVSELRHLDGLKGGIAINESEYMATTVLRKERASTHIIYSNVNEVVAQGQYIFDTLWRNAIPARKKILEIEEGKTDYETKIITKSSGSLLVEEFKSIYFDSNELNVCITTEGLRIGHKFFLPLAKSLLERKKKGLHKGIRILIEISNDNIDLVKNYLDLGVDIRHLKEIQFINFSVTESQLAAGIERLTDKDFVGSILYSNEPAYIRNFNSLFNKLWKNSREATDIIHSIEEEMDIAFIETIEKSDETFGLIKSLISSAKQEILGILPTFDSFKRQVENDFFLDIKNAVQNKDLSVKILVTDKIDLQRQKDINELFKNDFYLLQDNNRRFHTENVNTQPFDFTINSLMNVKIRSISSNEIQSEIGLLVVDRNKSLIVEFKNNMSGDPLDSIGLASYSNSIPISNSYAFIFDSLWNQSELYYFLKNAYARLKIHDKMQREFIDIVAHELRTPVQPIIGLTEHVRDNLDDKEQKGLLEIVIASAQKLHTLTENILTVTKIEGNLFNISKSKFSLIEVILDVIKDFETLLENRYKLDGISEKKIRFELIGFEKKHMVIGDKLRIAQVISNLIDNSVNFIADGADGIITLVVRTIENNIMVKIKDNGEGIHPEILPRLFTKFATKSFYGTGLGLYICRNIINMHQGKIWVEKNNDGIGATISFTLPMTDENLIL; translated from the coding sequence ATGGATGTTACGTTGGACTATTCTGACCCGTCCAGAGTAGTTAAGCTCCCCGTTTATTGTAATGGTTACAAAGCTATTTTAGATAGAGGCGGAATAATTAGATGTATTACCGAGGTTACTCCTGAAAATATTCAATACTGCAAAGAATTATTAAATTGGGTTAGTGAACTACGACATCTGGATGGCTTAAAGGGCGGCATTGCAATCAATGAGTCTGAATATATGGCTACGACAGTTCTTAGAAAAGAACGAGCGTCAACTCACATTATTTATAGCAACGTAAATGAGGTAGTTGCACAAGGGCAATATATTTTTGATACCCTTTGGAGAAATGCTATACCCGCAAGAAAAAAAATACTGGAAATTGAGGAGGGTAAAACAGATTATGAAACCAAGATAATAACGAAATCCAGTGGTTCCTTGTTAGTTGAAGAATTTAAGTCAATTTATTTTGATTCCAACGAATTAAACGTTTGTATTACTACTGAAGGCCTGAGAATTGGTCATAAATTTTTTCTACCTTTGGCAAAGAGTCTATTAGAGCGAAAGAAAAAAGGACTCCACAAAGGTATCAGAATTTTAATTGAAATATCAAACGACAATATAGATTTGGTTAAAAATTATCTTGATTTGGGTGTGGATATTCGTCACCTAAAAGAGATCCAATTTATCAATTTTAGTGTTACAGAATCGCAATTGGCAGCAGGTATAGAGAGACTGACTGACAAGGATTTTGTGGGGAGTATCCTATACAGCAACGAACCTGCATACATACGTAATTTTAACTCATTATTTAACAAATTATGGAAAAATAGCAGGGAAGCTACAGATATAATTCATTCAATTGAAGAAGAGATGGATATAGCCTTTATTGAAACGATTGAAAAATCCGATGAAACATTTGGTTTGATAAAAAGCCTGATATCGTCAGCTAAGCAGGAGATCCTAGGAATACTTCCAACTTTTGATTCCTTCAAGAGACAGGTGGAAAATGACTTTTTCCTGGATATTAAAAATGCGGTTCAAAATAAGGATTTATCTGTCAAGATTCTTGTTACCGACAAAATAGATCTCCAAAGACAGAAGGATATCAATGAATTGTTCAAGAATGATTTTTATCTTTTGCAAGACAACAATAGAAGGTTTCATACAGAGAATGTCAATACGCAGCCATTTGACTTTACCATTAATTCTCTCATGAATGTGAAAATTAGATCGATCTCTAGTAACGAGATTCAGTCAGAAATAGGGCTGTTAGTAGTTGATAGGAATAAATCATTAATCGTAGAGTTCAAAAATAATATGTCCGGAGATCCATTAGATTCCATTGGACTTGCTTCTTATTCAAATAGCATACCCATATCGAATTCGTACGCATTTATCTTTGATTCACTATGGAACCAATCAGAATTATACTATTTTTTAAAGAACGCATATGCCAGACTTAAAATTCATGACAAGATGCAACGTGAGTTCATAGACATTGTTGCACATGAGTTACGGACACCTGTTCAGCCAATTATTGGTTTAACAGAACACGTAAGAGATAATCTAGATGACAAGGAACAGAAAGGGTTACTCGAGATCGTAATCGCGAGTGCACAAAAATTACACACATTAACTGAAAACATTCTTACAGTGACCAAGATTGAAGGAAATTTATTTAATATTTCGAAGAGTAAGTTTAGTCTCATAGAAGTAATTTTAGATGTTATAAAGGATTTTGAAACATTACTTGAAAATAGATATAAATTAGACGGTATTTCAGAGAAAAAAATCCGGTTTGAACTTATTGGTTTTGAAAAAAAACATATGGTGATTGGAGATAAGCTTCGAATTGCTCAAGTTATTTCAAATTTAATAGATAATTCTGTTAATTTTATTGCCGACGGTGCTGATGGTATTATAACCTTAGTTGTCAGAACAATTGAAAATAATATAATGGTCAAGATAAAAGACAACGGTGAAGGAATTCATCCTGAAATACTTCCAAGACTATTTACCAAGTTTGCAACAAAATCGTTCTATGGTACAGGATTAGGGTTATACATTTGTAGGAACATTATAAATATGCACCAAGGCAAAATTTGGGTTGAAAAAAATAATGATGGAATTGGAGCCACGATTTCGTTTACCTTGCCCATGACAGATGAAAATCTAATTTTGTGA
- a CDS encoding ABC transporter substrate-binding protein, producing MDRKLHIFLVFSIIVIVFSNSFSLIYAQISSEKPIRFSVNVWAPNFLAYIAQEKGYFEKNNVNVNLTLIQDYSDAVRDYANGKHDGMFVVYSDVIVQDSEGIDTKVVYNIDTSYDADAIIGSVNNLTEVMGKKVGVEGINSFSHYFMLKSLENVGLSEANVEFVNIPAQNISDALKKSEIDAGHTYNPYISDSLKNGFKILSIGANAPGVITTVLAFHSDIVKQRPLDVQNIIKSLIEAKEDYDKNREQDIEIMSVSTGINKTDIINGMDGAKLLDLDYNTQFSMNKELNTTASLYNSGKSIAKFYAERGVITEYPDIEDIIEPKFVNELLMEKNQ from the coding sequence TTGGATAGGAAACTACATATTTTTCTAGTTTTCAGTATTATTGTAATAGTATTTTCAAATTCATTTAGTTTAATATATGCACAAATTTCAAGTGAAAAACCAATAAGATTTTCAGTAAATGTATGGGCTCCGAATTTTTTAGCATATATTGCTCAAGAAAAGGGATATTTTGAAAAAAACAATGTGAATGTAAACCTCACATTAATTCAAGATTATTCGGATGCGGTTAGAGATTATGCAAATGGAAAACATGATGGGATGTTTGTAGTCTATTCTGATGTCATTGTGCAGGACTCGGAAGGAATTGATACTAAAGTTGTATACAATATTGATACATCATATGATGCGGATGCAATTATAGGTAGTGTAAACAACCTCACGGAAGTAATGGGTAAAAAAGTGGGTGTTGAAGGAATCAACAGTTTTTCACATTATTTTATGTTAAAATCTCTGGAAAATGTAGGTCTTAGCGAAGCGAATGTTGAATTTGTGAATATTCCTGCTCAAAATATATCAGATGCATTAAAGAAAAGTGAGATCGATGCAGGTCACACATATAATCCATACATATCAGATTCATTAAAGAATGGATTTAAAATTCTCTCCATAGGTGCAAATGCACCTGGTGTTATAACCACCGTATTAGCATTTCATTCAGATATAGTGAAACAAAGACCACTGGATGTTCAGAACATCATAAAATCATTGATAGAAGCAAAAGAAGATTATGATAAAAATAGAGAGCAAGATATAGAAATAATGTCCGTAAGTACGGGCATAAACAAAACGGATATCATCAATGGGATGGATGGTGCCAAACTCTTGGATTTAGATTATAACACTCAATTTTCAATGAATAAGGAACTAAATACAACAGCTTCACTATACAACTCGGGAAAGTCTATTGCAAAATTTTATGCAGAAAGGGGAGTGATTACTGAATATCCAGATATTGAAGACATTATTGAACCAAAATTTGTCAACGAATTATTGATGGAAAAAAATCAATAA
- a CDS encoding ATP-binding protein: protein MKIRTKLIITMIPLVSFSILILSYVGFQNFVTAIQTQLINELKTMASHTMNNLSHQMFERIADVQFLSTSNILVNSNLTISEKMDYLRSLEKSFKTYLSISLYNKEGIKIGDTRNILLGKNESQKTFFNEAVKGKMYYDTIPTLSESLNQYVIHFAAPLYNESKEIEGVVVTRQAINKINDIFKEIEFPDEQLDSEGSSLKLDLISGNGTVIYSNHDRSSILQIMPGFHELISRNDQQNNMSILNPSSAETRIDADEIIVSVPQGDGHLDYKGSGWFLLLRENTDVVFGNLQKTVDQFLIISGIILVISIILILFIARTISLPITKLMKKVIEVGKGNYDSRIDIKSSDEVGQLASHFDSMRQSVNQVNQTLNKRVMERTLELEKANEELKLNDEYLGKINKELVSADKAKEEFMSMVSHELKTPLVPAKGYVELLLKQKKTGELNEKQKKYASIVYRNIIKLEVLVNDVLDGYKIDMGRLKIQKNLVNVTDLISSVVSDLPSLIGEKQIIIKLDSKIKEETAIMCDQRRIEQVFANLIKNSIDFVPEGNGKITISAELIQNETMVQFSIEDNGTGIPVDKMNKLFHKFYQIDTSLIRKHGGSGLGLAISKGIVEAHGGKIWIDKEYRDGAAFRFTIPF from the coding sequence TTGAAAATTAGAACAAAGCTCATCATCACTATGATTCCACTAGTTTCTTTCTCAATACTGATACTGTCCTATGTGGGGTTTCAGAATTTTGTAACAGCTATACAGACTCAGTTAATTAATGAATTAAAAACGATGGCCAGTCATACAATGAATAATCTATCGCATCAAATGTTTGAAAGGATTGCCGACGTACAATTTCTGTCTACGAGTAATATCCTTGTGAATTCAAATCTAACAATATCTGAAAAGATGGACTATCTTCGTTCATTGGAAAAATCATTCAAGACATATTTATCGATTTCCCTATATAATAAAGAGGGTATTAAGATTGGAGATACAAGAAATATACTTTTAGGGAAAAATGAATCCCAAAAAACATTCTTTAATGAAGCTGTGAAGGGAAAAATGTACTATGATACCATACCTACCCTATCTGAATCTTTAAATCAGTATGTAATACATTTTGCAGCACCATTGTATAACGAAAGTAAAGAGATTGAAGGGGTGGTAGTTACAAGACAGGCAATAAATAAAATAAACGATATTTTCAAGGAAATCGAATTTCCGGATGAACAATTAGATTCGGAGGGCAGCAGTCTTAAATTGGATTTAATATCTGGCAATGGAACAGTGATATATTCAAACCATGATAGAAGCTCAATTCTGCAAATCATGCCCGGATTTCATGAATTAATCTCAAGAAATGATCAGCAGAATAATATGTCTATATTGAATCCCAGTTCAGCAGAAACTCGAATTGATGCTGACGAAATAATTGTGAGCGTGCCACAGGGAGATGGCCACTTAGACTATAAGGGAAGTGGTTGGTTTCTTTTACTGAGGGAAAATACAGATGTCGTATTTGGAAATTTACAGAAAACAGTAGACCAGTTTCTAATAATTTCCGGCATCATATTAGTAATTTCTATAATCCTTATATTGTTCATTGCTAGGACTATTTCTTTACCCATAACAAAACTTATGAAAAAGGTAATTGAAGTAGGTAAGGGAAATTATGATTCTAGAATTGATATCAAAAGCTCAGACGAAGTCGGGCAATTGGCATCCCATTTTGATTCCATGAGGCAGAGTGTAAATCAGGTGAACCAGACTTTAAATAAAAGGGTTATGGAGAGAACACTGGAACTAGAAAAAGCAAATGAGGAATTAAAACTTAATGATGAATATTTAGGGAAAATAAACAAGGAATTGGTATCAGCAGACAAAGCAAAAGAAGAATTTATGTCAATGGTTAGTCATGAATTAAAAACTCCGCTAGTCCCTGCTAAAGGATATGTTGAGCTTCTTCTTAAACAAAAAAAAACAGGGGAACTGAATGAAAAGCAAAAGAAATACGCAAGTATTGTATACAGAAATATAATAAAATTAGAAGTACTCGTTAATGATGTTCTTGATGGATACAAGATTGATATGGGAAGGTTGAAAATTCAAAAAAATTTAGTAAATGTAACGGATTTAATTTCGTCAGTTGTATCGGATTTACCGTCTCTAATTGGTGAAAAACAAATTATTATCAAGTTAGATTCAAAAATAAAGGAAGAAACTGCTATTATGTGTGACCAAAGGAGGATTGAGCAAGTATTTGCAAATTTGATCAAAAACTCGATCGACTTTGTGCCAGAAGGCAATGGTAAAATAACTATATCGGCGGAATTGATTCAAAACGAAACGATGGTTCAATTTTCGATAGAAGACAATGGTACTGGCATTCCGGTAGATAAAATGAATAAACTTTTTCATAAATTCTATCAAATTGATACAAGCTTAATAAGAAAGCACGGTGGCAGTGGACTTGGTTTAGCAATCTCAAAGGGCATTGTAGAAGCACATGGTGGTAAGATATGGATTGATAAAGAGTATAGAGATGGTGCAGCATTCAGATTTACAATACCTTTTTAA
- a CDS encoding response regulator, producing MSADSPSLSSPSSVTPVSRVLIIDDNEDITELVKDYLETEDIECKIINKGIDGLEEIRKNDRYYNVILLDLAMPEFSGLDVFNKLKEENLLKSNNVIIFTASSTQNSEINEMMQGGAKYILKKPSSIDEILDVVTSFTIKKDEN from the coding sequence ATGAGTGCCGATTCACCATCACTATCATCACCATCATCGGTAACACCAGTTTCCAGAGTTCTCATTATAGATGATAATGAGGACATAACCGAGTTGGTAAAAGACTACCTGGAAACAGAAGATATAGAATGTAAAATAATTAATAAAGGGATAGATGGACTCGAGGAAATACGAAAGAATGATAGATATTATAATGTGATTTTATTGGATCTTGCCATGCCAGAATTTAGCGGATTGGATGTTTTTAACAAACTAAAGGAAGAAAATTTGTTAAAGTCAAATAATGTGATAATATTTACTGCGTCGTCTACGCAGAATAGTGAAATAAATGAGATGATGCAAGGTGGCGCTAAATATATTTTGAAAAAACCCTCTTCCATAGATGAAATACTCGACGTAGTTACAAGCTTTACAATCAAGAAAGATGAGAATTAA